From Phaenicophaeus curvirostris isolate KB17595 chromosome 2, BPBGC_Pcur_1.0, whole genome shotgun sequence:
CAGGCTTTCTACAGAGTTTAATTAAATCCTACTTAGACTCTGACTAATGATGATTAGGTGTAGAAAGGATGACACTGAAGCAAGTGTAACTCCCTCCAGCTAGACTGCTCAAGAGGAAAAGGTGGCGGGAACTCCACACCAGATTTATATTGTGCAATGTTATCACACTTGTTCACTTTCACACCTGAATAAATGAGCCCTCAAAAGTTGAAGCAAGTTTTACCATGCTTAGGGTGCTCCTCCTCAttgtgggacgtgtccctgcccatggcggggagtttggaactagatgatctttaaggtccattccagcctgaactattccatgattctatgattatttctATGTGTAGATCATTTCCCTGTGccttacagaaaacagaactacAGGGGCAGGAAAGGTGTATTGAAGCAAAATACTTCAAAACTGTGTTatcagaaaaaagaatcaatCATTAACACATGGAACTTATCCTATTTCAGACTGGCTGCAAAAAAACTCCTGGGAATTGACACATTGGTTAAGAAAACAGAGTCCCAACAGCTGGATCAAtaaaattgaaggaaaaatacattaacatGGTTTCTGATAGGGGATGGGAACTGAGCACTAGAAATAGCTGCGTATTTTTACAGAGGATGCAGTCTTTTCTTCCATGTACTATAATTTTAGCACTTTAACATTACTTCGGGTTTACATGGCTGccttttctttacaaaatgggtaaattgttttttttttaatatgagagCAAATACGTATTAAGTGTCTCAGTTTTAATGGTATCATTTGATTATAGTAATACTGCTCCTTAGTCCTTTAGTCGGCATATATTGCTCTGCTTCCACAGCTTTCCGAGCAGAGCGCACTTCAAATGAGTATTTTTATCTCTACTATGATGTGAGGTAAACATCCTAAGATCTCCCAGAAGGCCAGTATTCAAAGTGGGTCAgatctcttttattttccacatcTTATCTCTTATGCCATGGCCTATCCTACCTTCCCCATGCCACCTCTCTGCCCCTGCATCCTCCTCTCCCAATGAAGAACAGGCTGTTGCAGAGAGAAGGggctgctggtggggctgcCTTCTTCCTCCACTGAACCCCCCAGTGTTTGTGGGGCTGCCTCTCCCCACACCAGTGCTGTCACAGCCCTGGATGAGCAATAGGTAGAGCCACCAGTGATGTCTTTCAGCTGTTGCTAACCGTCTCCACTGCCACCATCTGAAGTGACACCCGTCAGCCCCATCCTCTTGGACACCACAGGTAAGCCCAGGGAGCAGGTGAGGATTTGCTGCCATGTCCCCATACACTCCCTTTAGCGCTGTCCTGCCTGTGACCTGAACCCCaccaaacccaaactatttttctttcagaaatgtgaTATTCAGGGCTACACCAAGCAGGCCTACTGAGCCTGAAGAATTTGCTTGACCAGAAACAAAGCACTCATGAGCTTCAGCTACTGATGGCCTTTCAAAAAATGCTCACAGAAGTTTCATTAACAAAAGCTATGATAAAGTCCAGCCCTATACGAAGCATTGGATTACTCAGGGTATCTCTTGAGCTGcgagtattttaaaacagaacaatttttttGCAAACACGACCTTTTCAAATAACTTGCCTTCCTTTGTGATGCCTTGCTTCCTTTACAATTATGATGTCAAGAATCAGGGGAAAAAGTACTGAATGGACTGAAAGGCAAACACTGCAATATAGACATTTAATGTGTATTCTACTCGTAGACAACATCACAGTGTgattttaagtgttttaataTCAAAAgtggttcttttctttttatttgaatgAGACTTGGTCTTTAACCCGTAGTTAAGCATAATAATCACCCCTTGCCAACGCATCCTTCTGTGTTTCACAAGCAGCTGAGGTCAGGCAGCAGCACCCCTCTTGGCAGCTCAGAGCTCAGGCACCCTAGTACAGTTGAACAGTTCAAAGAATGTGGGCACTCGTCTAGATCAGTGTTTGCATAACGTTTTTTCTTAACatcacattttaattaaaagataagTATTTCAGTAATTAGTTACACCTCTTCTAGAAGCATAAACCAAAATGACAAAATGTCTACTAACCGTATATAATCAGGCAATGATACAAaatttgtgggcttttttttttttcttaacaagtACATGAGCTTGGATGAAGCCAAGGGAATAAAATTTGCATGAACAAGGAAAACAGTGCAGTAAgtgcatatacacacacaccaAGACTGGATGAAAATATGAACCTAGCTGTGAACATAACATGGTTTGCAACCTCTTTCCTGTTCTGGAACTTGTAATTTAAATAACTGCTACCTGGGCATGACTGTGCAGCACCTGCTCTTCCTACTGGTGTTGTCATTACAAGAACAATCTTAGAATTCCTTCTGGTTTGCCTTTTGCCAACAATTTTCATAACAAAAAGATACCCCTCAACGTTATATGTGAAGGTCTTCTCGCATGAACTGCAATAATACAACCATTCCTTAATCCAAGTGCTGACAAGCTTATAAGAATATTTAGATCACTGTAGTTGTACAATGTTGCTGTAGTTCATGAACAGCAAAACAgcaattgtttaaaaaatattttttgtttgaagCTGCCTGGAAATATTCCTGTGATTAATGGGGGAGAAGATAACACACTCACTCGGGGTTTGAGAATTTACTCAGATTCAGAGAGTCAGTGTCTGTTTTAGCTGCAACAGGAGCCATCAGTAATTGCATCATCCACTtaaaccaggatttttttttataagcatgGGTTAGCAAGAAAGTAAATTTTGACAAATTTGgattttaggtttgttttttttttttttaatagtgtcaTCTACTGGGAGATGTGATCTTAGCTATTTCTGCTAGTTCACACATCAGGTGATAGGACTGTACACCAGCACACCATCAACTGGAAACATACATGGATAATTTACCccaggaaacaaacaaaagtccCTGTCATTCTGTTTTGGAAGAAACAAAAGCTGGAAGTCCAACTGCAGCTGTCCCAACACTACTGAGCAAAACCTCTGCTAATTAGAATGGTCTTAATCATACCCAGTAATTTCAGGTGACATGTGTGAAGCAGGTTCAGGACCTGGTTTTGAACAGGGCCAATAGTGAGCTCACCACCACAACCCTGCTGCGCATGGACATGCCCCCACTGAGCTCCCAGTGGTCACACGCTGCCTGGCCAAGGTTGGCTTTCCATGAAGGAATCCACATTTCAGATGGCTATGATTAATGGTAATTTACCAGATTTAACAAAGGCCATTTTTATCAACAAAAGCTGAATAAAGGCTCCTTAGGTAGgaagcattattttttattgaGTGTTAAATCAATCAAGCTGTTGACCCAAAGGGATAAAATATGCTTATATCTAAGCAAATGCTTAAGTGCTTTACTAGAATGTCAGAGAAAGACCAGTGTCTGACACCTTGCCGGATCCAGCTCTaagtaaaaattaatattttgctcTAATCTTTACGGCAATTCACTTCCCATTCTGAAAACTGGACATATACAAGACATCAGTCCTTAAACAGTCATTCAGAAGTGATAGTTATTTCCAGTCCTAGGAAAATATGCAGGAAATGATGCACACAGCTGAAGTGCACTTCAGGAAACAGAATCTAGTTAAACATCATCAGAATAGTGATCACCTTCATTTTTAAACAAGGAAGTAAGATTTACACGTGGAatgattctgatttaaattaAAGATGTTCAATAATTAGGTTCTTAACATAAATCTATGTGATGTTGATAAATTATTACATTTGCCACATTTATAAATTTGCTGTGATTTGTGgctcattaaaattatttttctgtgatttcccccttcctccctaACCCTATTTCTCCTACCGCAGCAGTCATACTTTCATTGTGCCTGTTATGATGCTTTGCTATCACTGAAGATATTTATTCAGTCGTTTGCGTGaaaagtaagaaacaaaaatatagaGGGTGTTAAGGGAAATATGTTAGTTCTACTATTGTCATATGCTAAAAAACTAATAGTAGTATGAAAAATAGAACTTCTTGTTTATTAACATCCTGAATTTAACTAACTACCATGTTCATAATGTGCTTTGAAAACATTTGGGGCAGTTTTtcataaaaaacaaaccaaaccaaaaccaccccaTCCTAAAAGATTTAAGTACGAAGTacagtcttaaaaaaaagaaggagataAAGTGAAACATGGTGATAGTTATTTGAAGGCATGATGAAAATGAGGCAACGTTACAGAATTTGTAGTGGATGGAAAGGAGCGAGGAAAATGATGCAGCTGGTTTATGGCCATCCCACCAGTTGCTAGGTGAAGACTTTGCTGTTGGCCGAGGCCATTCAGCCTGTATGATGGTTCCTCTGGTCCAAATGCCATTGTGATGTCCCCAGTAGTGTTCTGGTTGTCACCTGGTGGGAGCTGCCAGAAACTCATCACATGAGTGAGATCCATGAAAGGCAGGCTCGTAGTTTCAGCTGCAGCCTCTGCCTCCTTGTGCACTGGGTACTTGTTAGTATCCCCTACAGGCCCTGAGGAAGCCTCTTCCAGACTGATTTTGTGGAGAGATTGAGGCTCTGGTAGTGGCAATTCCTCAAGAAGATGCACATTGTAACCTTTAACATCCACTTTTATTGGCAGATTCTTAACGGATCCTGCTGCAAATGAGGTAGAACTAAGGTCATATTTATTAGGTTGATGAAGGTTCAGGTTGGCAGGAATGACTGTTGGGCATGGCGCGGGATGGACAGCTGGAAGGCTGTCTGCACAGCCCATCCTTTGCAAATGAGGAGAAGGTTCAAGAGGAAGAGCAGTTTGTAGACTTGGCTGGGAATGAAGATGTGACGTGTTGTATTCCTCTGATTCTGAACTATTCAAAATCCCATTCTGCGCAGAGACCCTTTCAGGAAAAGGAGACAGTACGCTGGCATCTTCCTTTAGTCTGAATGGCAAAAGCTGGTCAAGGACACCCACTGAATCACCATTCTGCAACCTGCTCTTCAGCAGTTCTTGAGGATGAGTCTTTCTAGTATGTCGAGTCAAGTGGTCCTTCCGCCCAAACCTCTGAGCACAAAACTGGCAGAGAAAGTCTTTGCAGCCAGTGTGAACCACCATGTGACGCCGCACATCTTTACGGGTATAGAAGTGACGCTCACAGTGGTCACACTTGTGCTTCTTTTCCTTGGTATTGCCAGGTGGTTTCCCTGCATGGCTTTTGAGGTGTTCCAATAAAACTTCAGTACCGCCAAACTCCTGAGCACATACCCTGCAGGTAAGGTCCCCGCTGGTAGCTGCATGAAGAGCCAGGTGTCTCTTATAGCCTAGCTTGGTGTTGTACTTCTTGCCACACTCTTCACACTTGAAGGCCATCTTGTTAGGGTCATGAGTCTGAAGGTGATTCTTTAGATGGTCTTTCCTGTGAAAGGTCTTTTCACAGTAGCCACACTGGTGAGATTTCTGTGGAGAATGAGTGGCTGAGTGcctaagacaaaaaaaaagaaagtaatttgcaTTTACATTCACTCTAGTACACAGTGCAGCTTCAAGTCTTGAAAACACTGGCACTCTTGCAGGAAGGCATTTTCATAAGTTCTGACGTTATTAGTAAAAGCCAAATTTTTTTCTAGGGGGAGAAAGGTGTTAATCGTAAAGCATAGAGTAGGTTAAAACTGCTCAACATAATCTTTTTGAGTAGCTGCTACAATTAAGGGAGAATAGTTTTCTCCAATTCAACCAAAATAGGAATAGCAAAAACTGGAACTTGGGATTGTCACTAAAACACTCAAGAAGAAAGAGATGTCCTTGGTTTTTTCCCAACGCACCCACCAGAAAAGAAATACCTTCATATCTGTACCTGAGCAGTTTATATTTGGAAATGAAGGCTTTTGTGCATCCGTGCTGTGAACACTTGTAGGGGCGATCCCCTTTGTGTGCATAAGTGTGGACTGTGAGCTTGTCAATGGAATCAAATATCTTTCCACAGAGTCGGCAAGGGTAACTGTCTGGCTGCTTCACTTCTCTTCCCTTCAACAGTGAAGACCGGCCATTTCTCCATTTAGGCATAAACCTCACAAGAGCATCACAAGTGCCTCCTGAActggcacagctcagctttgcagcagaggagcaggaaatGGTCCCGTAGCACTGGGCAATGCTTTTGCCTAATGCTGCTCCTCTCAGTTTCCCTTTgagtttgctttttccttttacagGTCCCAACTTATTCGGTATTCTGAACCTGGTGGTAAGGACTCGGTCTTTATGGATGCACTGGTGAGATTCTAGAAGAGCAAAAGTTGCAAAAGTGCTTCTACAGCTTGAGCATATCCAAGGCTCTACAGGCTCTTTCTGCAACgagaacagaaacagaaattagcCATTCTCAGGAAAAGTCATATTTTTCTCACTGATCTTACCCCTTTTCCTGAGCTTTCAAAAAACCTGCACTTGTCCTTAGCGATATTCGCTTCAATGTACTACCACACAGCTGTTCAGCTGGAAATGGAATCTCTCTAGGAGTCTACAAACTAGTGTAAAAAATAATACGGCTGGCTAAATACCGATTTCCATGGTTTTGTTTAGTATTTTCTGTAGCAGTCCCGAGTCATccatctttgtttatttgtgCTCACTGAATTTCAAAGTCTCTACATTTGTTCCTTTTAAGGAATTACTCAGAAAAGTGGTTGCAAATTGTATTTTATCCTTAGACTGACATAATTATCTGCTATTGCAACTGTACAAAAATTGAGTGGGTTTCTGCACACAAATGTAGTTTAGCTGTACAGGATTTCCTTATGTTTTGCACTGACTCTGTGCTTTACCAGATGGTAATTATCAATGCCTCCAGGATAGACTTCCTCACTTAGCCTGACATTTGGCATTAAGCAATGCGTTATTTGGAAGTATTATTTCTGTGGAAATAAGAACTCTACTAGATTCAGTTGAATTAACTTTaaatactgacatttttaaaattccaaTGAAAACCTAttaaaaaaccctgaaacaCTGATAAGCTGTACTTCCAGTTAATACAGGACCATGTACTTCCTCAACCAACTCTATATTTTACTTCAGCTGTCTTGACCTTCTCTTGCTCTTGGGCTAGCTTGCTGTGGTGAGCCCTCCTCTACCTTACCTATGTCTGAGGCAGTGGCCCTCCAACCCCTTCTTTCTGGGGTATACTCCAAAGCCCTCATAGGCAAATGCAACAATGGGGTTACTTCCCttcctggagcacctctgaATTCCTGGTTCTATTGTATTCCCTGTTTAACAATTCCTTCTAGTGTAGGTATTAATCTTCCCAGACATGTTTTCAACATTTATGAACTTCTTGTATCAGTTTCAGGATTCTTACTACCATACAGAGCGGAAGGTAATGGGATTAGAAGAGAAGGGTTATTGCAcaggaaagactgaaataatCAGTGAATATTCAACCAAGTGGTCAGAGCATAACAAGGAGGAACTGGTAAAAGAAATCTGAGGCTAGACAGCTTGGTTATCTACAAATGAACACCAGTCTTAAGTCTTTCCAACACATCCCACTGATGCCACTTACTTCTGGCTATATCTAATGTCTCCATTGGGTTATAATACAAACACAGGAGAGGAAGAGCAGCCTTTCTCTGTTTGGTTAGAATTGCTCTTGGTTTTGCGTTAGCCTACCACTCTGTGGTCTGCTCTAGCATCACCAGAGTTACATAAACAGAGAAAGCATGTAAACTGTGATTTACCATAACTGGTCATGGCTTGAATGTACATCAGGGGTACATACCGCTACTGGAGGCGAAGGACAGACGTCAGATTCTTCTTTAATGAAGACTGCAGAAGCTTCCATAAATTTGGCATAATCGGCAGCATACCATACCTTCAGTTCTGTGTGGGGCTCAATTGGCTATGGATGGAAGAAAATAGCACATGATTACTTGTGCCGATTTTCCTAGACCAAATAATATTGAAGATTGGAATGGGGgggggctgtgtgtgtgtgcgcgcgcgcTACTGGTGTTCCTACTCACCTTGCATCCCAAATTATTGGTTGGTAACTTATTATCAAAATTCAAGCACTCTTGAGAATTACTATCCCCTAGAGTCTGAAACCTTCACAGTTtctaaaagcagaaatgcattCATACAAAGCTTTTTGGTGGACAGTAGCAGGAGGGGTGCCTCAGCCCTCATGACCTTTGCTCAATGAGATTTATTTGTCTGTGATGTTCAGACATCCAGCAGTCTTTCCAAGCAATCCATGCCTATTCCTTGATGTCTCAAAGCCCACTGAATGCACCACTTAACTATAGGGTACAggcaaatgaaaaatgcatccTGAATGCACAAAAGCTTGGATGCCTCCTAGATGTGTTGCACTCACAGAGTGTGGGTGAGGAGTTGATCAGTATTGGGACTGCAAGTCAAATTTGCATGCTTCCACGTGCTGGCTCAAATGTGTCAGGCTCATTCTACgtgtttttaattttacctGTATCCTCCTTTCACTGAAGCCTTCCCCCACAGGCCTGAGAAAGCCCATAATCTGCAGTCTCCCAGTCATGCCTGTCCAAATCTCCCCTTGGCCTGGACTATGACCTCCTCTGACAAATACTTTCAGTCAACAATACAGC
This genomic window contains:
- the PLAGL1 gene encoding zinc finger protein PLAGL1, with the translated sequence MSADLLWCEDCGKSLIGECKLHGPLIRAKDRVIPSRARLTLPHYLTLRVLELRAGNQQILGVFAKKVIQKRTQFGPYVGQLSTKLTHYDESRLVLQVLKDGGKYFLDTPNEDCGNWMMFVRLARNQEEQTLVAYQHCGEVYFTTVKPIEPHTELKVWYAADYAKFMEASAVFIKEESDVCPSPPVAKEPVEPWICSSCRSTFATFALLESHQCIHKDRVLTTRFRIPNKLGPVKGKSKLKGKLRGAALGKSIAQCYGTISCSSAAKLSCASSGGTCDALVRFMPKWRNGRSSLLKGREVKQPDSYPCRLCGKIFDSIDKLTVHTYAHKGDRPYKCSQHGCTKAFISKYKLLRHSATHSPQKSHQCGYCEKTFHRKDHLKNHLQTHDPNKMAFKCEECGKKYNTKLGYKRHLALHAATSGDLTCRVCAQEFGGTEVLLEHLKSHAGKPPGNTKEKKHKCDHCERHFYTRKDVRRHMVVHTGCKDFLCQFCAQRFGRKDHLTRHTRKTHPQELLKSRLQNGDSVGVLDQLLPFRLKEDASVLSPFPERVSAQNGILNSSESEEYNTSHLHSQPSLQTALPLEPSPHLQRMGCADSLPAVHPAPCPTVIPANLNLHQPNKYDLSSTSFAAGSVKNLPIKVDVKGYNVHLLEELPLPEPQSLHKISLEEASSGPVGDTNKYPVHKEAEAAAETTSLPFMDLTHVMSFWQLPPGDNQNTTGDITMAFGPEEPSYRLNGLGQQQSLHLATGGMAINQLHHFPRSFPSTTNSVTLPHFHHAFK